A single genomic interval of Lathyrus oleraceus cultivar Zhongwan6 chromosome 7, CAAS_Psat_ZW6_1.0, whole genome shotgun sequence harbors:
- the LOC127100739 gene encoding uncharacterized protein At2g27730, mitochondrial has protein sequence MATRVAARHASRRLFSSGTGKVLGEEEKAVENAYFKKAEQEKLEKLARKGPQPEAKPAEGSSGTVTDAKPSSSGHAETSSAKVSTDKYRNYGVVAGTITILAAVGWYLKGTAKKPEVQD, from the exons ATGGCGACACGGGTGGCAGCAAGGCATGCATCCAGAAGGCTATTTAGCAGTGGCACTGGGAAAGTTCTCGGTGAGGAGGAAAAAGCTGTAGAAAATGCTTACTTCAAG AAAGCTGAGCAAGAGAAGTTGGAGAAGCTTGCTCGCAAG GGTCCTCAACCAGAAGCAAAGCCAGCTGAAGGCTCAAGTGGTACAGTAACCGATGCCAAACCAAGTAGCTCCGGTCATGCCGAAACATCAAGTGCCAAAGTTTCAACTGACAAATACCGGAATTATGGTGTTGTAGCCGGCACTATAACAATTCTGGCAGCTGTAGGGTGGTACCTTAAAGGCACTGCAAAGAAGCCAGAAGTGCAGGATTGA